Proteins encoded in a region of the Pelmatolapia mariae isolate MD_Pm_ZW linkage group LG16_19, Pm_UMD_F_2, whole genome shotgun sequence genome:
- the LOC134645124 gene encoding exosomal polycystin-1-interacting protein-like produces MEMSPVSVFALLPWSLCLLFFLTAARPQTTSSAPTHAASPMANTTLLYESGAATSRSLRNCSCSAPVRDCDEVLANSLCRCHSVPRSALPPAGLREAGQLAVWVKELWVLEELLNGSTVGHLRLSFCGIKPVDSRYLVLRGLQTLGIHSAVPQAPYPDQEMTLSPPAGVTAELDALSFGSSSFLHMTFVDVAVLNGLSTLKAYSVAGPRAPTLSQHFPLLPISPPPSDDPAEMAADRLQDLLVTFVY; encoded by the coding sequence ATGGAGATGTCTCCAGTCTCAGTCTTTGCCCTGTTGCCATGGTCACTGTGCTTGCTGTTCTTCCTGACTGCTGCCCGCCCCCAGACGACGAGCTCCGCCCCCACACATGCAGCTTCCCCGATGGCCAATACGACGCTACTCTACGAGAGCGGCGCTGCGACTAGCCGCAGCCTGCGTAACTGCAGTTGCTCTGCCCCCGTCAGGGACTGTGACGAAGTGCTGGCGAACTCTCTGTGCCGCTGCCACAGCGTGCCACGCTCCGCCCTGCCCCCCGCTGGGCTGCGGGAGGCGGGGCAGCTGGCGGTGTGGGTGAAGGAGCTCTGGGTCCTGGAGGAGCTGCTGAACGGCAGCACAGTGGGCCACCTGCGCCTGTCGTTCTGCGGGATCAAACCTGTGGACAGCCGGTACCTGGTTCTGCGGGGTCTGCAGACCCTTGGGATCCACAGTGCCGTGCCGCAGGCTCCATACCCTGACCAGGAAATGACCCTCTCCCCCCCAGCGGGGGTCACAGCGGAGCTGGACGCCCTTTCCTTtggctcctcctccttcctgcaCATGACCTTCGTGGATGTGGCCGTGCTGAACGGGCTGTCCACCCTGAAGGCATACAGCGTGGCAGGACCACGTGCCCCCACCCTCTCCCAGCACTTCCCCCTGCTGCCCATTTCCCCGCCCCCCTCTGATGACCCGGCTGAGATGGCTGCAGACCGCCTGCAGGACCTGCTGGTGACCTTCGTGTACTGA
- the LOC134645793 gene encoding uncharacterized protein LOC134645793: MACLLLLLCLSLLLHSELAHPPPAPVNLRVDSLNFRHVLWWKPGDNTPPGTEYGVFVSDNRKKWEQQCNIPTQPQCNLTSGTSMPLMLPQWRFHYYLHVKAFFNQTWSPRSKILTFIPYAQTKLGPPEFSLVGYENYIQINISLPRADDLPNLPSIQEEYGASFRVSFRIGTDGEIGTLETENKSLTLEKLKRGAEYCIQVKLNIRKLNNHEPEPSAWKCTFTTAVDQQRGLTLGLVIGVPMVAIFIVTSCLLLLFYTGVICKLKETVPRALITALTKGYVLTPQPTVPDPISVTSETGEHNNHTTSPSANIDDNSEDDDDDDGNMHYVNRAVDLSSGESCCCQELSGNMSTNSEPTAALDAGSSRLFAKVKVTALPAESDEGQVETEVEGAQLCLVKERSRSGVWGQSQDEEVVKSKEDEEVRDISANVNLFSVTLASMAARNEDEEDVTGFLKESSLEGLPATDSQTESGDHLTPQVFPTHRDRTASRCEGNSTHTLTEEEEEEFSSYLRNR, encoded by the exons ATGGCCTGTCTGCTTCTGCTGCTCTGCCTCAGCTTGCTGCTGCACTCAG AGCTCGCTCACCCGCCTCCCGCACCTGTTAACCTTCGTGTCGATTCTCTGAACTTCCGCCACGTCCTCTGGTGGAAGCCCGGCGACAACACGCCCCCTGGGACAGAGTACGGGGTCTTTGTGAG TGATAATAGAAAGAAGTGGGAACAGCAATGCAACATACCAACGCAGCCCCAATGCAACCTAACATCTGGAACATCGATGCCGCTGATGCTACCACAGTGGAGGTTTCATTATTACCTGCACGTCAAAGCGTTCTTCAACCAAACCTGGTCTCCAAGGTCCAAAATACTTACGTTCATCCCTTACGCACAAA CTAAATTAGGTCCTCCAGAGTTCTCACTGGTCGGATATGAAAACTACATCCAGATCAACATTTCACTGCCTCGGGCTGATGACCTGCCAAACCTTCCCAGTATCCAGGAAGAATACGGAGCCAGTTTCAGAGTCTCATTTCGGATCGGAACAGATGGAGAAATCGGG ACGctggaaacagaaaacaaaagtttGACCCTTGAAAAGTTGAAGAGAGGGGCGGAGTACTGCATACAGGTGAAGCTCAACATCAGAAAACTAAACAACCATGAACCCGAGCCGTCTGCCTGGAAGTGCACCTTCACCACGGCGGTGGAccagcagagag gcCTCACTTTAGGTTTGGTCATCGGCGTCCCGATGGTTGCCATCTTCATCGTCACGAGCTGCCTGCTCCTCCTCTTCTACACGGGAGTCATTTGTAAACTGAAGGAAACTGTGCCCAGAGCTCTAATT ACGGCTCTAACCAAAGGCTACGTCCTGACCCCGCAGCCTACCGTCCCAGATCCCATCTCAGTTACCTCGGAGACCGGGGAGCATAACAATCACACAACATCACCTTCTGCCAACATTGACGATAACTCAgaggatgatgacgatgatgatggcaACATGCACTATGTGAACAGAGCAGTGGATCTCTCCTCGGGGgaaagctgctgctgtcaggaGCTTTCTGGCAACATGTCAACGAACAGCGAGCCAACGGCAGCACTGGACGCTGGAAGTTCAAGGTTATTTGCTAAGGTGAAGGTAACGGCGCTGCCTGCAGAGTCTGATGAAGGCCAGGTGGAGACGGAGGTGGAGGGAGCGCAGCTCTGTTTGGTGAAAGAGAGGAGTCGAAGTGGAGTCTGGGGACAAAGTCAGGACGAGGAGGTGGTGAAGTCCAAAGAGGACGAGGAGGTGCGGGACATTTCTGCCAATGTCAACCTGTTCTCAGTCACCCTCGCCTCAATGGCTGCACGCAATGAAGATGAGGAGGACGTCACAGGCTTTTTGAAAGAGTCCAGCCTGGAGGGTTTACCTGCCACAGACTCACAAACTGAATCAGGTGATCACCTGACACCTCAAGTATTCCCGACACACAGAGACCGCACTGCGAGCAGATGTGAAGGCAACAGCACGCACACGCTaactgaagaggaagaggaggagttctCGTCGTATTTGAGAAACAGATGA